GCCTCGCGGAAAGAGCTTTCATCGTTCAGTTGGAAGTGCCTTGAAGACAAGACGGTCCTAGTTCCCGGCGGCAACGGCGCCAGCGCTTCGGTGTTCGTGCAGGGGTGCCTGAGCGAGTCGGATGCGGACGTGAGCCGAGTTCAGTTCGTTCACGACTTCACCGCCAAGATGTTGGTGGAGCTGTTCAACGGCGGTCTGGGGGACTTCATCATTCTTCAGCCCGATCTGGCGGCTCAGATCGCGGCTTCCGGCGCCGGGTTTGTGGTCGCCGATTTGACCGTTCACGGCGGGCCGGTGCCGTGGAGCGTCTACTACGGGACGCCTGAGTTTTTGGACGATTCGAAGAACTTGGCGGGCCGGTTTGCCTTGGCTCTCCAGCGAGCGACGACGTGGATTTTAGAGCATGACGGCGCGGACTGCGCGGGCGTGATCCGTAAAAAATGGCCAAAGGTGGATGTTGAGGCAGGCGTTCGGGTGATTAACCATTTTCGGTCGAAGGGAATGTGGACGCCCAGCGCGGCGGTTGATGCGGAGTCGCTGAACCGCTGGCAGAAGTTCTGGATCGACGGGAATATGATCGACCAGTTGATTCCTTACGATCGGGTTGTGGATTTCCGCCCGATGGCGTTTGCCGAGGAGCGCCTTCGCTCCTGCAGGTAAAAGAGTTGCAAAAAGCCAGCGCCCTGAGGGCGCTGGCTTTTTCTGTGGGCCGCCGGGAGGCGGCCTGTGTTCTTCGTGCTGTGCCTAGTTGCTGCGCTTGGGGTTAGAAGTACTCGGCGAGCGGCTGAGGCGGATTGGCGAACTTGCGTTTTTTGCTGTGGCACAGGCCGGTTTCAACCATCATTTCGGCCATTTTTACCGTGACCGTGACCGGGTCGATGACCGGCAGGCCGACGAGCTTCTGGAGTTCTTCGTCGTACCCGCAGAGCCCGCCGCAGCTGAGAATGACGACTTCGGCGCCGTCCTCTTCGACGATCTTGGTGATTTCTTCTTTAAGCCGCTGAAGAACTTTGTCTTTTTCGGTGACGCACTTTTCGACGTTGATATCGATGGCGCGAATTGAGGCGCATTTGCCTTCCAGCCGAAAGAGCCGGACGAGGTCTTCTTGAAGGGGGATGTTCTGCTTCATGGCCGTCAGAACGGTGTACTTGTGGCCCATCAGGCAGGCGATCGTCTGGCTCGTCTCGGAGATGCTGAGCACGGGAATGCTGAGAGCCTCTTTCAGGGCGAAGATCCCCACGTTTCCGAATCCGGCCAGCACGACGGCGTCAACTTTTTCCTCTTCAACCTTCTGCAGAATTTCGCGGATCAGCGACCAGCTTGACTGATAGTCTGCGAAGCCGCAATCGATGTTTTCCGTTCCCCGGGAGTTGTTCATCGGGATGATCTGGGTGTTCGGGTTGATGATTTTCCGCTTGGCGGAACGGGCGATGACTTCGGTGACGATTGTCGAGCTGTTGGGGTTGGCGACGAGAATTTTCATTTGTGAGCTCCTTTTCAGCTATTGGCCTTGCTGGCCTGCTCGGCGGTGATTTTGCCGTCAAAAACGTCGCGGTTAAATTCGCCTTCGTCCTTGGCGAGGATGAGCGAGACTAGCGCGTCGCCGTCCACGTTGGGAATCGTG
This is a stretch of genomic DNA from Jonquetella anthropi DSM 22815. It encodes these proteins:
- a CDS encoding ABC transporter substrate-binding protein produces the protein MDKFFISSTGVSMNYMPHYMAKELGYFADVNLDVESYVPDPWTKVLADIDSGRAHAVEGGIWVPLIYMDRIKNYKAFAKVASRCPFAVASRKELSSFSWKCLEDKTVLVPGGNGASASVFVQGCLSESDADVSRVQFVHDFTAKMLVELFNGGLGDFIILQPDLAAQIAASGAGFVVADLTVHGGPVPWSVYYGTPEFLDDSKNLAGRFALALQRATTWILEHDGADCAGVIRKKWPKVDVEAGVRVINHFRSKGMWTPSAAVDAESLNRWQKFWIDGNMIDQLIPYDRVVDFRPMAFAEERLRSCR
- a CDS encoding aspartate/glutamate racemase family protein, whose translation is MKILVANPNSSTIVTEVIARSAKRKIINPNTQIIPMNNSRGTENIDCGFADYQSSWSLIREILQKVEEEKVDAVVLAGFGNVGIFALKEALSIPVLSISETSQTIACLMGHKYTVLTAMKQNIPLQEDLVRLFRLEGKCASIRAIDINVEKCVTEKDKVLQRLKEEITKIVEEDGAEVVILSCGGLCGYDEELQKLVGLPVIDPVTVTVKMAEMMVETGLCHSKKRKFANPPQPLAEYF
- a CDS encoding cation:dicarboxylate symporter family transporter yields the protein MPSLGLPLEGIAIIAGVDWFRGMITTIPNVDGDALVSLILAKDEGEFNRDVFDGKITAEQASKANS